The Gammaproteobacteria bacterium genome includes the window CGTAAAACGACAGCCGCGGCCAATAGACGACGGTTTCGCTCATGTAAGTTTTCAGTTTTTCACGCAGCATGGTTCCACTCCACGCTTACAAGTGTTGCCGCGCCCAGCGCGAAATATCCCCCGCCCCCATGGCCCCCGCCTGGCGCGCCACTTCGCGGCCCTGGCGAAACAACACCAGGGTGGGAATGCTGCGGATACCAAAACGCGCCGCCAGTTCCTGCTCCGCCTCGGTGTTCACCTTGGCCAGGCGCACGCGGGGCTCCAGCTGGGCGGCGGCCTGTTCAAAGGCCGGCGCCATCATCTTGCAGGGACCGCACCAAGGCGCCCAGAAGTCCACCAGCAGGGGAATATCGTTGCGCCTCAGGTGGATATCGAACACCGCCGCCCCCAGACCCACCGGCGCGCCCGAGAACAAGGCCTGATGGCAGGCGCCGCATCGGGGCTGTTCGTCCAGGCGGGCGGTGGGCAAACGGTTGACCGCCGCGCAATGAGGGCAAACGATATGCAGAGCATCATTCATGGATGGCTCCTTGTTTGTTTGGAAAGGGCCAGACGGACCGCCGGTGGCTTCTCAAC containing:
- the trxC gene encoding thioredoxin TrxC, which gives rise to MNDALHIVCPHCAAVNRLPTARLDEQPRCGACHQALFSGAPVGLGAAVFDIHLRRNDIPLLVDFWAPWCGPCKMMAPAFEQAAAQLEPRVRLAKVNTEAEQELAARFGIRSIPTLVLFRQGREVARQAGAMGAGDISRWARQHL